One genomic segment of Syngnathus typhle isolate RoL2023-S1 ecotype Sweden linkage group LG8, RoL_Styp_1.0, whole genome shotgun sequence includes these proteins:
- the znf365 gene encoding uncharacterized protein znf365, translating to MQQKLCSEGSGSFHDGERSSGLHSLYAQREYPYEYRGFSITGKLPPKNGGLTAARGMRRSLSDGRDTAQFLISRRRTRSVGTRAHQDELKHQDEHEELLVRDSEREKIGTSDRSPDHYRGFHLGQDLGVDVGPDWNAEALGQGCCSGPDTTWCLLAAPHGGLAASTIDGIGTGGSPQRRLARVRTELAQAQTRLLCERAHTQHLSRERQEVAEKERSLSRQVDVAVMVIAALKEQINASENELERRERQVLSIHEFLETAARQETSGKVRIQSFIENLLRRIALAETLLEDYQRRQTPATNRDKPCRITKSRSAGCQLSCGVHGNVPVQRPLSELSEQREQRERLVRSSRLFCRPEHRDDIWNQRRRSAGYEA from the exons ATGCAGCAAAAGCTTTGCTCTGAAGGTTCCGGTTCTTTTCACGATGGGGAGCGCTCGTCAGGCCTCCACAGCCTGTATGCCCAAAGGGAGTACCCGTATGAGTACCGCGGCTTCAGCATCACCGGAAAGCTCCCGCCGAAGAATGGTGGTCTCACGGCAGCTCGCGGCATGCGGCGCTCACTCAGCGACGGCAGGGACACCGCCCAATTCCTGATCTCCAGGAGGAGGACGAGAAGCGTGGGCACCCGTGCGCACCAGGACGAGCTTAAGCACCAGGACGAGCATGAGGAACTGCTTGTcagagacagcgagagagagaagatTGGGACCTCGGACAGGTCGCCAGATCATTACAGGGGTTTTCATTTGGGACAGGATCTCGGCGTGGACGTGGGCCCGGACTGGAATGCAGAGGCGCTCG GACAGGGCTGTTGTTCGGGCCCAGACACCACCTGGTGCTTGCTCGCGGCGCCGCACGGAGGCCTGGCCGCCAGCACCATTGATGGCATTGGCACTGGGGGTTCCCCACAGCGGCGGCTGGCTCGCGTCAGGACGGAGCTGGCGCAGGCGCAAACGCGGCTGCTGTGCGAGCGCGCCCACACACAGCATCTGTCTCGCGAGAGGCAGGAAGTGGCGGAGAAGGAGCGGTCACTGAGCCGGCAGGTGGACGTGGCAGTCATGGTGATCGCTGCCCTCAAGGAGCAGATCAACGCTTCCGAAAACGAGCTGGAGCGACGTGAAAG GCAGGTGCTGAGCATCCACGAGTTTCTGGAAACGGCCGCACGCCAGGAGACCAGCGGTAAGGTCCGAATCCAATCATTCATCGAGAATCTGCTCCGACGCATCGCACTGGCCGAGACCCTCCTGGAGGACTACCAG CGGCGGCAGACACCGGCCACCAACCGAGACAAACCTTGCAGGATCACCAAGAGCAG GTCAGCTGGATGTCAGCTGTCGTGCGGTGTCCACGGCAACGTGCCCGTGCAGAGGCCGTTGAGCGAGCTGAGCGAGCAGCGCGAGCAGCGCGAGCGTCTGGTGCGTTCATCCCGTCTCTTTTGTCGACCCGAACACCGGGACGACATTTGGAACCAGCGGCGCCGCTCAGCCGGATACGAGGCCTAA